One genomic window of Borreliella burgdorferi B31 includes the following:
- a CDS encoding ATP-dependent helicase yields MSNDDFLKNSLNQFQYEAVTTIEGALLIIAGAGSGKTRVVTHRIAYLLLKGIAQREILALTFTNKAANEMKDRIKKILKSPLSNLMVSTFHAFGLYFLKENYKLLGYRKNFSIYDDNDRISLLKEILLDEGLFNKKVSLNSLSNVISLLKNGILTLNDLKEEDINIYRLYEERLRLYNSFDFDDLILKPKELLSNNSDIRNKYSKRYKYVLIDEFQDTSLIQYNFIRLLINHSNLCCVGDDDQSIYSWRGANYNNMLQFEKDYNVKEIKLEQNYRSAKNILDVANSVILNNKNRKEKTLWSSKMCSKVIDVFIFEDEIQESEFVANRIMQLSRLEDFKSKKIGVLMRTNALFKNVEMIFRRQGIKYKVSGGTSFFQRKEIKDIISYLNVIINPKSDYDLLRIINVPRRGIGKEYLKKIRDIADKKGCCIYDALCDITFSFTNISSYDKALNKQVIESIEDFVSFIEEYQYKFSITKNTYSNIIKEMIESIEYWGFLVSENPNSIKVAEYKYQNIEGFLSIIKNWESKQFGELRDLSSFLNYIVLQSNEVSEEAENININLMTVHSAKGLEFDYVFFIAVEDNIIPHHRIIEDSEVDLEEERRVFYVALTRAKDSLVITMANKRKKDRQIFDQLPSRFISEIPKEFLNFNYYADFVENKA; encoded by the coding sequence TTGTCTAATGATGATTTTTTAAAAAATTCTCTCAATCAATTTCAATATGAAGCAGTTACTACTATTGAAGGCGCTCTTTTAATTATTGCTGGTGCTGGTAGTGGAAAAACAAGGGTTGTTACTCACAGAATAGCGTATTTGCTTTTAAAAGGCATTGCTCAGAGGGAAATTTTAGCCTTGACTTTTACCAACAAGGCTGCTAATGAAATGAAAGACAGAATTAAAAAAATTTTAAAAAGTCCTCTTAGTAATCTTATGGTTTCAACTTTCCATGCTTTTGGGCTTTACTTTTTAAAAGAAAATTATAAATTGTTAGGATATAGAAAAAACTTTAGTATTTATGATGACAATGATAGAATCTCTCTTCTTAAAGAGATTTTACTTGATGAGGGTCTTTTTAATAAAAAAGTTTCTTTAAATTCGCTTAGCAATGTTATTTCACTTTTAAAAAACGGTATTCTCACTCTTAATGATTTAAAGGAAGAAGATATAAATATTTACAGGCTTTATGAAGAGAGGTTAAGGCTTTATAATTCTTTTGATTTTGATGATTTGATTTTAAAGCCAAAAGAATTGTTAAGTAATAATTCTGATATTAGAAATAAATATTCTAAAAGATATAAATATGTTTTGATTGACGAGTTTCAAGATACTTCTTTGATTCAATATAATTTTATTCGCCTTTTGATAAATCATAGTAATTTGTGTTGTGTTGGGGATGATGATCAGTCGATATATTCTTGGCGCGGGGCTAATTATAACAACATGTTGCAATTTGAAAAAGATTACAACGTTAAAGAAATAAAGCTTGAACAAAATTATCGTTCTGCAAAAAATATTTTAGATGTTGCCAATTCTGTGATTTTAAATAATAAAAATAGAAAAGAAAAGACCTTGTGGTCCTCAAAGATGTGTAGCAAAGTTATAGATGTTTTTATATTTGAGGATGAAATTCAAGAATCTGAGTTTGTTGCAAATAGAATCATGCAGCTTTCAAGGCTAGAGGATTTTAAGTCTAAAAAGATAGGGGTTCTTATGAGAACCAATGCTCTTTTTAAAAACGTTGAAATGATTTTTAGAAGACAAGGCATAAAATATAAAGTTTCAGGGGGAACATCTTTTTTCCAGAGAAAAGAAATAAAAGATATTATTTCTTATTTGAATGTAATAATAAATCCTAAAAGTGATTATGATCTTCTTAGAATCATTAATGTTCCAAGAAGGGGGATTGGCAAGGAATATTTGAAAAAAATTAGAGATATAGCAGACAAGAAGGGTTGTTGCATTTATGATGCTCTTTGTGACATTACTTTTTCTTTTACAAATATTTCTAGTTATGACAAGGCTTTAAATAAGCAGGTCATTGAAAGCATAGAAGATTTTGTATCTTTTATTGAAGAGTATCAATATAAGTTTAGTATAACAAAAAACACGTATTCCAATATAATCAAAGAAATGATAGAAAGTATTGAATATTGGGGATTTTTAGTTAGTGAAAATCCCAATTCAATCAAAGTGGCTGAATATAAGTATCAAAATATAGAAGGGTTTTTAAGCATAATTAAAAATTGGGAATCCAAACAATTTGGTGAGTTGAGAGATTTAAGTAGCTTTTTAAATTACATAGTTCTTCAATCTAACGAAGTAAGTGAGGAAGCTGAAAATATTAATATTAATTTAATGACAGTACATTCTGCTAAAGGTTTAGAATTTGATTATGTATTTTTTATTGCTGTTGAAGACAATATTATTCCTCATCATAGAATCATTGAAGATAGTGAGGTTGACTTAGAAGAAGAGAGGCGAGTTTTTTATGTTGCGTTAACTCGCGCAAAAGATTCTCTTGTTATTACTATGGCTAATAAGCGTAAAAAAGATAGGCAAATTTTTGATCAGTTGCCTTCAAGATTTATTTCAGAAATTCCTAAAGAATTTTTAAATTTTAATTATTATGCAGATTTTGTTGAAAACAAAGCTTAA